One window from the genome of Paraconexibacter algicola encodes:
- a CDS encoding FG-GAP repeat domain-containing protein codes for MRPTVPAVVLALAAVVPATAGAATPTFAPYVSTPTGSGLGPGPAPLATVAADLDADGRPDVVTAGDFGQGELIALRNRGGGDFGAPARVPGTTGAQAVTAGDVDGDGDDDVVAMTATQLVVLRAQDGTLTAGARLGVQLGAQLQVVLTDQDGDGDLDLAVPSFTTVQTFRNDGTGSFTAGPRVPVPGATSLSAVSPADLDGDAARDLLAADGGTGVVHALRGRPDSGYLVSGRVAAAGFGLEDVAAVDLDDDGRDDAAAIGSFSFTLATALGDGRGGFRSPLATLRPGGSGPTSAGVGDLDGDGREDLVVSTIATPAPVLRVHAGDGTVRPPLVASLPTGIAPQNPVIADFTGDGRPDIVVAGPDRIDLLRNTTP; via the coding sequence GTGCGTCCCACCGTCCCCGCCGTCGTCCTCGCGCTCGCCGCGGTCGTCCCCGCGACCGCCGGCGCCGCCACCCCGACGTTCGCCCCCTACGTCAGCACCCCGACCGGGAGCGGCCTCGGTCCGGGCCCGGCACCGCTGGCCACCGTCGCCGCCGACCTCGACGCCGACGGTCGGCCCGACGTGGTCACCGCCGGGGACTTCGGGCAGGGCGAGCTCATCGCCCTGCGCAACCGCGGCGGCGGCGACTTCGGCGCGCCCGCCCGCGTCCCCGGCACGACCGGCGCCCAGGCCGTCACCGCCGGCGACGTCGACGGCGACGGGGACGACGACGTCGTCGCCATGACCGCCACCCAGCTCGTCGTCCTGCGCGCCCAGGACGGCACGCTCACCGCCGGCGCGCGCCTCGGCGTCCAGCTCGGCGCCCAGCTGCAGGTCGTCCTCACCGACCAGGACGGCGACGGCGACCTCGACCTCGCCGTCCCGAGCTTCACCACCGTCCAGACGTTCCGCAACGACGGCACCGGGAGCTTCACCGCCGGACCCCGCGTCCCCGTGCCCGGGGCCACGTCGCTCTCCGCGGTCAGCCCCGCCGACCTCGACGGCGACGCCGCCCGGGACCTCCTCGCCGCCGACGGCGGCACGGGCGTCGTCCACGCGCTGCGCGGCCGCCCCGACAGCGGCTACCTGGTCAGCGGCCGGGTCGCCGCAGCGGGCTTCGGCCTCGAGGACGTCGCCGCCGTCGACCTCGACGACGACGGCCGCGACGACGCCGCCGCGATCGGCTCGTTCAGCTTCACGCTCGCGACGGCCCTCGGGGACGGCCGCGGCGGCTTCCGCTCCCCGCTCGCGACCCTGCGTCCCGGCGGCTCCGGGCCGACGAGCGCCGGCGTCGGCGACCTCGACGGCGACGGCCGCGAGGACCTCGTCGTCTCCACGATCGCCACGCCCGCGCCCGTGCTGCGCGTCCACGCCGGCGACGGCACCGTCCGCCCGCCGCTCGTCGCGTCGCTGCCGACCGGGATCGCCCCGCAGAACCCGGTGATCGCCGACTTCACCGGCGACGGGCGGCCCGACATCGTCGTCGCCGGTCCCGACCGCATCGACCTCCTGCGGAACACCACGCCGTGA